A section of the Hevea brasiliensis isolate MT/VB/25A 57/8 chromosome 17, ASM3005281v1, whole genome shotgun sequence genome encodes:
- the LOC110661243 gene encoding uncharacterized protein LOC110661243 isoform X2, translating into MGSLAHWSLLISSRLNACHAFASSLRCSKSPLRMETPEDPFDPNDKSSISVSVQIDPPVSSNGNKDPCEINPEDHQSKPNTENEINKSSDALAKGLSTMLASLIRDFDSKAQDTLKSQDQLNSALDRLTRELDQLLEDAPLLFIMQHAAKISGVRKRVSSLNSLLKSIQRRIDNMDRMLSAGVSQGKES; encoded by the exons ATGGGTTCTTTGGCCCATTGGAGTCTTCTAATTTCTTCTCGCTTGAACGCCTGTCACGCCTTTGCTTCCTCACTCCGATGCTCGAAATCCCCCTTGAGAATGGAGACTCCAGAAGATCCGTTCGATCCCAACGACAAAAGTAGCATCTCTGTTTCTGTTCAAATAGACCCTCCAGTTTCATCTAATGGAAATAAGGATCCCTGTGAAATCAACCCTGAAGATCACCAATCTAAGCCCAACACTGAAAACGAAATCAACAAGAGCAGCGATGCATTAGCCAAGGGTTTATCTACAATGCTTGCCAGTCTTATAAGGGATTTCGATTCTAAAGCTCAAGACACTCTCAAAAGCCAAGACCAACTTAATTCTGCCTTAGATCGTCTAACCCGAG AACTTGATCAGTTGTTAGAAGATGCACCCTTGCTCTTCATTATGCAGCATGCTGCGAAGATTTCAGGAGTTAGAAAGAGAGTTTCTTCATTGAACTCTCTCCTAAAATCTATACAACGCCGTATTGATAATATGGATCGGATGCTATCTGCGGGCGTCTCACAAG GAAAAGAAAGTTAG
- the LOC110661243 gene encoding uncharacterized protein LOC110661243 isoform X1, whose product MGSLAHWSLLISSRLNACHAFASSLRCSKSPLRMETPEDPFDPNDKSSISVSVQIDPPVSSNGNKDPCEINPEDHQSKPNTENEINKSSDALAKGLSTMLASLIRDFDSKAQDTLKSQDQLNSALDRLTRELDQLLEDAPLLFIMQHAAKISGVRKRVSSLNSLLKSIQRRIDNMDRMLSAGVSQVKDC is encoded by the exons ATGGGTTCTTTGGCCCATTGGAGTCTTCTAATTTCTTCTCGCTTGAACGCCTGTCACGCCTTTGCTTCCTCACTCCGATGCTCGAAATCCCCCTTGAGAATGGAGACTCCAGAAGATCCGTTCGATCCCAACGACAAAAGTAGCATCTCTGTTTCTGTTCAAATAGACCCTCCAGTTTCATCTAATGGAAATAAGGATCCCTGTGAAATCAACCCTGAAGATCACCAATCTAAGCCCAACACTGAAAACGAAATCAACAAGAGCAGCGATGCATTAGCCAAGGGTTTATCTACAATGCTTGCCAGTCTTATAAGGGATTTCGATTCTAAAGCTCAAGACACTCTCAAAAGCCAAGACCAACTTAATTCTGCCTTAGATCGTCTAACCCGAG AACTTGATCAGTTGTTAGAAGATGCACCCTTGCTCTTCATTATGCAGCATGCTGCGAAGATTTCAGGAGTTAGAAAGAGAGTTTCTTCATTGAACTCTCTCCTAAAATCTATACAACGCCGTATTGATAATATGGATCGGATGCTATCTGCGGGCGTCTCACAAG